The genomic stretch CCTGACCCAATGTTCTCCCTGAGAGATTAGCTGTACCTTTGAATAGAAGATTGTTCAGTCCTTCCTCATTCAGTTTGGGTTCTGACTGTGACAAATTTCCCTGAGTCTCCTTGGTAAATATAAGTTTTCCCCTTGTCTTAATGTgaagctaaaaatagaaataaaaaatttttacaagTGATAACAAGTTCTAACTTTGTTTCCATGCTCTCCTGTTTTAACAACGAGCAGTAAATTATCTCTGCTtcctgagtttttgttttgttttgttttgttggctgTCTCAGAGGTGATTGAATTGAGCTCTGGAGAGGAGGACACTCTGCACATTGTGGACAGCAGTGAGTCTGTCAGTgaggaggatgaggaagaggagaaaggtgGCACCCATGTGAATGACGTCTTAAATCAGCGCGATGCTCTGGGGCGGGTCCTTGTCAACTTGAACCACCCTCCGGAGGAGGAGAACGTCTTCCTGGCCCCGCAGTTGGCACGGGCAGTGAAACCTCATCAGGTACAGCAAATCTGGACTCTTCTCTTGGTCTCCTTTCAGCTTCCTTGCTGTGGACGTCACCCGCATCACAGCCTGTGAAGTACTTGTTTGGTACCATGAGCAGCTATTGGAAAGGCCTGATTCTTCCTCCTAGCAGTTGATGCTTCAGGATTCCTGATGAATGGGAAGGGACATGCCTGAGAGATGCCCTATCATGTAGAAGGTGCTAATCTTTTGGCTGAATAACCTTGAGCCTCCTTCTGTGAGATCTGAAAGACTGATTGAGATACTCTCTGGAGAGCAGTGCTTTGATTAGGGAATTGTGGCTCTGGAAGAGATGTGAGACTCAGAAGTCTGAGGGACTTTCTGATAGGAAGGATCAGAGTAGTTTGTGTTGACCCAGAACCTGGAACCAGGACCAGTGAGTGAAAGCTCTATGAAGTCAGCAGTTGACTCAACGTAAGAACTCTTAACAGTAAGAATAGCTCCTTGTGAAATGGGCTGCCTTGAGGTGAGCAGCCAAGGTCAGCCACCAAGCCTAAGTGAAGGACCCAGTCAGGAATTTGGTACTCAAGATTCTTGCCTCAGATGGGCCACTGTACCAGGTGAatgcttttctgtgttttctctgaGAAGAACGTCACCAGCCAATTAACTAGTCAGGGTTCAGAGAAACTTCTGTAGCCGTCCACACCAGCTGTCTGGTATAATGTCTGCTCATTTACTTAATTCTGACTAGTTCCAAAGTAAGTAAACTAGACCCCTGGTCTTTGCCAGCCAAAGatatttgtttgtgtttgttccCTGTCAGATTGGTGGGATCCGGTTCCTGTATGATAACCTGGTTGAGTCCTTGGAGCGATTTAAGACCAGTAGTGGCTTTGGCTGTATCCTGGCCCACAGCATGGGACTGGGGAAAACTTTGCAAGTGATCTCCTTCATCGATGTCCTCTTCCGCCACACGCCAGCCAAAACCGTCCTTGCCATTGTGCCGGTAAGTGTTTGGGAAGGCACCACTTGGTCACCCCTCTGCAGAGCTCTGGAGTAATGCCTTACTGGGCACTAAAAAGCCTTACGAGCTCAGCTCTGAGCTTGTTCCCTAAAACTCTCTTTTTGGACTTGAATTTCTGATAGGTTAATACTCTTCAGAACTGGCTGGCAGAGTTCAACATGTGGCTCCCAGCTCCTGAAGCCCTTCCAGCTGACAACAAGCCTGAAGAAGTCCAGCCTCGGTTCTTTAAAGTTCACATCTTGAATGATGAGCATAAGTAGGTGGcctgccctctcctctctgcccctttccttttatttttttattattattttaaattttttatttattttatttatttacttttggctggcttgggtcttcgttgctgtgcgcaggccttctctacttgcggtgagcaagggctactcttcgttgcggtgtgccggcttctcattgtggtggcttctcttgttgcagagtgtgggctttagtagttgcagcacatgggctcagtagttgtggctcacgggctctagagcacaggctcagtagttgtggtgcacgggcttagttgctccatggcatgtgggatcttcccggatcagggcttgaatccgtgtcccctgcattggcaggcaggcggattcttaaccactgcaccaccagggaaggtccCCACCTTTCGTTTTAGACTTCTTCCCAGGATCTGGATGTCAAGGCAATCTATCTGGGTATGTGCCTTGTCCTCCCAGATTCCTTTTGGTTTCTTTATGTATCCCCCTCTCTCTTCTTGCTACTCATTTTTTCTCTGCCTAGTTTTTCAGTAAAGTCAGACTTATGTAGCCTGGAAAATTTCTTGTATTCTGCTTGAAGATGCTTTTATGTCCTAAAAAATCTGTGTACATGGTCACATTTTCCCATGTGTATAGTAATAAAATTCAACATGATAAAATGAAACTTTCCATCTCCTAACTTTTCACCTTTTACATTTATCTTTTATTAGAAACCTAATCACCAGTCTCTTCTTTTAAGCACCAATCTATATTTGACCTTTAACAGTACAACTTCCAAGCTTTGAAAAGTGCAAACCTTTTTTTGTTtcagatttaaataaaattatttatatttccattCTGTAAATTCAACCTGGTTTCCAAAAATCTAAAGCTATTTCTTGATCCAAGCCAGCAATCCATGCTACCCTTTCCCCTCGTTGATATGAATAATTGAGAAGGTAGACTTTCTTTTCTGCAGAGGCCACCTTTTGTGATGTTTGGTCACACACATCAAAACGAGGAGACTATGAGTGGCCCTACAGGTGGCTGATCACCTGCTCTTTCCTAGATTTCAGGACTGTCAGTCCACACAGCAGTTAATGAAATACAGCCAGGGCTCAATTGTTTAGGAGTAGAGGGACTGTGCTGAGTGGCATCCGGTCTCTgctgttctttttcctttactgtgcatCCTTGGCTCTTTATTCACAAGGGCCTGGGCAGGTGAAACACAGAATGTTGCCCTTGCTTTTACTACTTTGTATTCATTTTGGAAATAACTTGAAATTCTCCCTCAAATGTAGAACTGTAGTCATGAATGTACATCCAGGGAGGTTGTCACTTTTGCTTGTCTTGTGCCATTGAATTTCTGTTTTTTGCTATTTAACCATCATCAGTGAACCAGTCCATCCTTAGTTCAATTAGTGTCTCTAGAATGGTGGGAAAGTCCTTGGTCAGCTGGCCAGCCCTGTGATGCTGCCACATGAAGTCTTGGGCAATAAGGACTCTGAATGTACATGAACACAGCTTTGACGGTGAGGAATTTTTCCTGGGGAGCAGGGGAAGCAATAATActttctttctgttcacttttgcAGGACAATGGCAGCTCGTGCTAAAGTGATGGCTGATTGGGTGTCAGAGGGTGGGGTGCTGCTGAtggggtatgaaatgtacagactCCTCACCCTGAAGAAATCCTTTGCCACAGGTAGACCGAAGAAAACCAAGAAACGTTCTCACCCGGTCATCATTGATCTGGATGAGGAAGATCGACAGCAGGAGTTTCGAAGAGGTGGGCAGCCTCTCTGGGAATACTCTAAAGGGTGATCCAGGGGAAAAGAAATAGTGTCTGCTATAGCACCTAGTCAAATGGGAAGCATTATTGATGTGAGTTGTATTGACATGAACCAGAAATCCTGGTCCCCAAGGTAGGTGGGATGACCTGCACTGGCTCTCAGAAGATATTGCTTTCTCTGCAGGCAGTGGAATTCTGGGTAGGCCAGGCCACAGTCTGGCATGGGGGAGACTCCCCTGTGTCTTTCATAGAACAGTTAGAAGAGTAACTGCTCCCTTCACCACTTCCCAGAGATGTTGTGAGATagcattaagaaaatataaagtatttaaatCGCTAATATACAGAGTAGTAATAATGTTGTTTGTGAATTTATAAAAGAAGAATTTATcccaattttcttgttttttggtgAAAGCCatttttctcatagttctagttCTGCTCCCTCTTCTATGGGGCCTTGGTCTATTTggggaagaaaattttttttaaggttcagaGGCTGTTTCACTTTATAGATCTCTTCATCTATGAGATTCTGTTTTTTAGGTTTGCTTCTGTGGCTGAATTTGCCATTTAACGTTGACTGGCGAGTAACTCCAGGAAGACCTTGTCCTTTAGTTAGTTCCCACCAGCCAGCTCTCAGATGGCACCAAGACAATGGTGACAgccagtggaagtgtctggattATTCCCATCAATACCATCCAGACTCATTTTTAATCCTAGGCTAGTACTCTGTAAAGTCATGCTGTCTGCTACCTGGTTGGTATAAGCCCTAGGAATGCAAGTCAGTTTTACTCTTagcctaaaaggaaaaaaattaaggaaaggaaagagggaaaagggaTATTTACTGCAAGAGTCAATAGGCCAGGTTAATGTGTCACACCAAATGCACAGGAGCTTGAATGGTTGGCTCCCTTTCACCAATGGGGGCTGACTCTTGCTTtcctgcttccttcatttcttctgtcTCCTCCAGGGTGCACCCCTACTTCTCATATTGTTGACTAAGAGCAGGCCCTCTCACCTTCTTACTCCGGATCCTCTTCCCTCCCTAGAGTTTGAGAAGGCCTTATGCCGCCCTGGCCCTGATGTGGTAATCTGTGACGAGGGACACCGCATCAAAAACTGCCAGGCCAGCACCTCACAGGCCCTGAAGAACATTCGCTCTCGCCGCCGGGTGGTGCTGACCGGATACCCTCTGCAGAACAACCTCATCGAGTACTGGTGCATGGTGGACTTTGTGCGTCCAGACTTCCTTGGCACCCGGCAGGAGTTCAGCAACATGTTTGAGCGCCCCATCCTGAATGGACAGTGTATTGACAGCACGCCTCAGGATGTCCGCCTCATGCGGTACCGGAGCCATGTCCTGCACAGCCTCCTGGAGGGCTTTGTGCAGAGGTGAGCCATCCTCAGGGCTCTGTTTTCTAAATCCTTGGAGAGCCCTGATGGAATAGACATGACAAGGCTTTCCTGAAGGGGAAAGGTGGTTACAGTGGGAGGGCCCCTTTCTAGTAGGGCAATAGTAAAACTTTCCTTTTACTGAATAGCTTTTCCTGAATAGTTAGCAGACGGTGGATATCCAGTATTTCAATCTCTGAGTCTGGTCCAGAAGTGCTTTTCTCAGAAGTTAATCTTTGAGGTTACTAGGGATATCTGCCTTACTTGCTGAGAGAAGCAGGAGATAACTACCATTCTAATGACTTGAGTGAAAGAATAAAGTGGTGGTTCTCAGGGGTATGGCTTCACCAGTTTCAGCATCTTAGAAGATGTAGGCTAGCCAGTCTGAAGCATCCCTTTGTTTTTCCTTGTTAAGATGGCATGTGTGGAGAAAGCTTAGAGAAGCAGCCCTAGATTAGGGTAAGAACCTGGAGTTCCCAGGTCACTCTGCCTCTTTGCTTTAGTTTTTATACTCAAAATAAGTTTCTTGATGGTTGCTGAGCCAATCCGCATTATGGTAAGGCTGTTGTGAATGTTGAAATCCTAAAGAAGGCGGTGTGGCAGAAATGCAGGGTTCTGTTTTTATCCTGCACTGACCCCTCCTGGACACACTGCCTTGTCAATTCTGATCTGTACCTTTGTAGGAGAGGCCACACTGTGCTGAAGATTCATCTCCCTGCCAAGGAAGAAAATGTGATCCTGGTGCGACTCTCTAAGATCCAGCGAGATTTGTATACACAGTTCATGGACCGCTTCCGGGACTGTGGTAGCAGTGGCTGGCTGGGGCTGAACCCCCTCAAGGCTTTCTGTGTCTGCTGCAAGGTGTGTTGAGGCCTCAGGGAATACTAAGACACAGACTAAGGATGCTTATGGTCCCAAGGGAGTTGTTCCTGCTGGGAGTCCTTGATAAAGGAAGAAGTTCACTGAATTGAGGGCTCCAAGGCAAGACAGTTCCCAGGAGTGCCACTCATAGACTATAATGTAAATGGTGCCCCTTGCAAATGTGCAACTTGTTATACCAAACTTGAGAAGTCACTTCCTTTCTCACTGATCTTTTTCACCTGAGAAATGGAGTGATGGTGGAACATCGTGGGACAAAATTTTTGACTGCTAGCGTAATCAGGATTCAAGAAATATATAGCATAGACACATTATTAGGGATACCTTCCATTTGATTCTGTATTTAATCAGATCAAGATCTCTTTCATTCTGATAATGCTTGAGATGGTTTGGGGACAGCAAGGCCTAGGTGTCTTTAGCACTGAGCCTCGTGAACAGGTTGATGAACGCTGACTTGTCTTTGACCTGGCCAGATGCTCTCTGTTGCCTCACGAAGGATCCTTTTCTTTGACAGCTCTCAACCAACCTGTTGGGTATTATTTCCAATTGAGCACTGCTTTAATAAGTCAGCTGAAGGTGTGTGTCTAGGGACAGATgggtttcaaaatatttcttttgtacCCACAGTCCTAGACCAGGGCAAGGAAGCTAAAGCAGACATGGTCTTGAGGATGCTGCGGTGCAAACATACCcttcccacccccccacacaccgcTTTCCCCTGGAATTCTCAACTCCTGCCAGGAATAGTCCTTGAAATGACTTACAGTTGATCATCTGTAAGTTAGATACTTTTGTCCATAGGGAGAGATTGGTCTTGTTTCATAGTTTCATACAGTAGTTGACTGTAGCCACATGGTGAAACAGGAATGTTCTTGTTCTTGCTTAAATAAGAATGCAAGACTTGTGACACAGCCTTTTTGGTTGTGTACCAATCATACTGGCATGCCTCCTGGTGTGAATTCTCCCATTCATGTATCATAGCAATCAGAGTTGCTTAGTGAAAATGAGTGTGCAGGCTCTTTGACCATGAGGGGGTTGGGGAGACATTAAGTTTTGGTGTGACTATGTGCtgtgggaggtgtgtgtttgaaTAACTGCATGTTTCCAGACTCCCTGGGACACCCTTAGATTGTTCTCTGCCCTATGCTTCCTCCCCTTTAACTTGAACCTCAGATCTGGAATCACCCTGACGTGCTGTATGAAGCCCTTCAGAAGGAGAACCTGGCCAATGAGCAAGACTTAGACGTGGAAGAGCTTGGTTCATCAGGGACTAGTGCCCGCTGCCCTTCACAGGGAACAAAAGGCAAGGGTGAGGACAGCGCCTCAATGGGAGAGGCGACCAATAGCAAGTTCCTACAAGGGGTCGGCTTTAACCCTTTCCAGGAGCGAGGCAACAACATTGTCACATATGAATGGGTGAGTCAAGCAGATACTTTTGTGGCCATAAACCACTGCTGAGAAGGGATCGTGCAAAGCTTTcatggggagagggtggggcttGTGCAGTGCACTGTACTGCTAAGGTCTGCAGGGAACTATTAAGGTTGCCTGTGAGCTGCTGCCTTTGAGGGAGAGAATAGTATTTCTAGTAATCTGGCCATGGACCTGCTCCAAGCTGCCTCATTTCCTCTCCTATAGGCCAAGGACCTTTTGACTAATTACCAGACTGGTGTCTTAGAGAACTCTCCCAAGATGGTACTGCTTTTCCACCTGATTGAGGAAAGTGTGAAGCTTGGAGACAAGATCCTTGTGTTCAGGTAGGAAGAGAAATTGCCGAGTGTGTGTCTTTGGTAAAGAGTGATACAACCCCTGCAGAGTGAGACCATCCGGGGTTGCACCAGCCCCCTTTTATCTCCATGCCTCTGCAACCAGTGCTTCTTGTGAGGACCTTCTtgcatttcttctctttcttagagtttctttttttatacaatGCAATTTCTCTGCAGAGAACATTTGAAACCTTAGGCTAACATTGGAGATCACAGTCTAATCCTTCAAATTGTGACGCAGGCCGAATATGACCTGtggcctgtttttgtacagcctgAGAGCTAGTTTTTCCATTTGAAAagaggtttttttcatttttgtttttttaaagaagcatatgcagggaattccttggtggtccagtggttaggactcttgcGATCCCACTGCGGGGGAcacggtttcaatccctggtcagggaacttccCGTAAGCCGcagggtgcggccaaaaaaaataaaattaaaaattgaaaaaattaaaattaaaaaaagagaagcataTGCAGCAGAGACTATGTGTGGTCTGCAAAGCCGAAAAATATttgctctctggccctttacagaaaacgtttgctgacccctggtctaaACTGCATCTATGCCtccccagcctttttttttttttttcctaagcttTGTGTATAAGGCCAAATAAATAATGGTTTTTGTTCCAAGTCACATTCTCAGTCTTGCCAGAGCTTTGAGTCCCATCAAGGCCTCACTCCTCAGGGAAACAGACGTAAAGTAGATTGCTTCTCCTTTGTTCCGACTAGATTATGCTCCAGTGAGAGCTAAGTGGCAGGAGCCTGGCTTGGGAGTCTCAGACTGAGGGTTCCCATGTGTAAGATACTTTGAGAGGAAAGCAGTGATTGTAACTTAGGGAGAGCCTAGTGCTACACTGCTTTTATGGACTGGCTCTCTGGATaacttggaagcaactaaatGATCTATCTCCTTAGTAAGATCTATAATATTGCCTGTGGCCTGTAATTCGATCTAATGCATATTCATgcagtgttggttttttttttttttttttttttttttgtggtatgcgggcctctcactgttgtggcctctcccgttgcggagcacaggctccggatgcgcaggcccagcggccatggctcacgggcccagccgctccgcggcatatgggatcctcccagaccggggcacgaacccgtatcccctgcatcggcaggcggactctcaaccactgtgccaccagggaggccccagtgttGGTTTTTAATGCTGATGCTATTTGTTACTCTGCACTGAGCTAAATCTCAGAATTTTTCAATCGAGGAAGTAATAGGATAAAGACTTTTTAGTCGGGTGGTGGTAATAAGTGTGTGGACGACTCTACTCCCGTATGAGCTAGGGTGGTTCTTTGTGGGGAGTCGGATGTGGGAGCTCCCACTGTCAGAGGGGAGCCTATTGAGGTGGGCCTATTGGGGAACAAGATTCCCTTAGGTCCAGGAGCCTTCTGAACCAAATGTGTCCCTTTCAGCCAGAGCCTTTCCACCTTGGCTTTAATCGAGGAGTTCCTAGGCAAACGAGAAGCGCCCTGTCTACCTGGTGCTGAGGGGCAAGGAATACAGAAGTGGGTTCGAAACGTCAGCTACTTCCGTGAGTTCATTGCTGCTTGCTTTCTGGAGCCTTGGCAAGGTCTGCCTAAGggtttcctttccctctctctcttcctctcttctcctacTCCACCATCACATGAACAAGAATATCTGTGATTGACTAAGGAGCAGAGAGACGCTAAGAGCAAGCTGCTTTGTGTGAGGCACTGTCCTGGGCTGGGGAGCTTAAGCCAGATAGGGGGAGTGCACAGATGTAGAAGACATATGCCTTGTCATCATCCAAGGTGCAGCAACTCAAGGACAGATTCAAAGTAGCACTGATTGATTGCCCTCATGGGGGTTCTAAGGAGGACAGAATCATCATGGCGAGGATGGttggagaaggcttcctggaggaggtggagcTTGCACTAGACTTGCAGAGATGGGGAGAATTTGAATATACAGAGCTGGTGTGGCCCAAAGATCATCTTAGGCAGAAGGAACAAAGTGAACACAGCCTAGATCATGTATTCAAATTGGGGGAGATGGTGTCCCTAAGGGGGTGAAAATTGGTTCTCGAGGAGACAAAAaaatcttaactttttaaaagtgtaaagcacaaatatgtatataatgaATAAACATATACAGTATATCTGTGGTGTTAAAATTTTATGGAGGGCATGGTGATtgggaaaaaatgtgtaaaaagcctCCTTAATGGGGTGgtgatgaaaaaaaaagttgagaaatatTGACTTCAGAGACTTATTGACCAGATATTGACATTTGGGCCagttaattctttgttgtagggagCTGTCCtttgcattgtaggatgtttagcagcatctctgttCTCTACTCACTAGATGGCAGTAGCATCCACACAGTTATAACAACCCAAACCATCTCCAAACATTGCCACATGTTCCTTGTAGGGTAGTAGGGTGGGGAAATCTTCTTGTTGAGAAGCCCTGGCCTAAAGGAAAGATTTAGAGAAATGGAGGTTCAGGGGGTGGTGATGAGAGTCCAGCACAGGAGCTAGCCTGGATCCTTGTGTTGACTATAGGCTTGCCCAGTGAGTCAGTGCTGAGCTTTTTTGTGCTTGGAAATTGTGGGAACTCAAGTTGAAAGGTAGGTTGGGGTGTTGACTGAGGGAGCCTCTAATACCAGGCAATTAAACTAATGCTTCCTACATTGGTAGTAATTCAGTTCTCCATGTAGTATTTCATACCCTTAGCTTTGCCCTTTTCTCTGCTTTACTCTAGGTGGCAAATGTTGCCCCTCTTCCCTTATTCATGCTTCTTAACTGAAGCttaccttttctctttcttttgagcTTCCCTCTTTTCACTCATATGTCCCATCCCACTGCtccagttctatttttttaatgtctccttCGAGCAACTTCGTAGCCTTAGGAGCTTGTTAACACTGTAGATTCCTGCGTGGGGGAGGAATATCATCCATATCAAAACACAAAACCCTTGGTCCTTTTGCAGTCACTAAGATTCACAGGACTGAGGCAGAGCAGTTACCTTAAGCCAGTGTTTACCAGGCTTCCTTAACTAGGGTGATTCTTTTGCACTCTGAAGTCTAGGAACCTTGGCCTTAGAATTGACCCAAGATACTAAAGGGAAAAACACAGTTTATAGTCTTTGTTGCACATGTGAATCACTTGggggtattttaaaattatagatgCCTGGGTCTCATGGTAGATCCCCATGGAATGTCCAGGCTGTGGAATCTGAGCACTGTagtctgtgtttgttttgttttaaacacgTTTGCCCATTGATTTTGCTGTGTACCCCTGCCCTCATCTGTCCATTTCTTGTGTGTTTCCTTCTGTCCTAGGGCTAGATGGTAGCACCCCTGCCTTTGAGAGGGAGCGGCTCATTAATCAGTTCAATGATCCCAGCAACCTCACCACCTGGCTGTTCCTTCTCTCCACAAGGTGAGTGGATCCTGAGAGGGGAGGTCAGAGGACTGCATTCAGGGCATTTGGCTACATGGGCAGGTACCGCAAAGGCTTGTCCAAGTTCTGTCAGAAGAGATCTCCTCAGGTTTGTGACTTGTTCTAGAGGTCAGAGAGGGGACCCCATAAAGAAATTGTGTTAGAAGGGCAATTATGATAGTGTCATGAATTTCTTTGAGACCTTCATTCACAATGGTCATAATTAGCTTTTCTCTCAGGATGTTTCTGAGGCTTAGATGATGTGATGAATGTGAAAGTGGTTTAATAAGTAGAAAGTGTAATATAAGTATAAAAGGCTGATGGCATTATTTGTCTCATGCCAAGCGACTTGAAGGCTGTGCTGTCTTCTGCCATCAGAATGCCCTCGATAGGGTATGAACCAGTCATTCTCCTAAGCTGTTAGACGAAACACATCAGAAACATTGGTACACAGACATTTCCCCTCAGCCAGTGACATCACTCTGGGGCCAAGATGTGGGCCTTTACTCATCACAGAGGGATGGGAGGGTGGGTTTTCTTTCTGAGCTGGTAGGTACTTCCATGTTGGATTTTCAGGACATACTTTTCAGTGCTTGAGGAATGCACTGTTCATTAGCAGAATCATTCAGTATATTCTGCTTAGGATAAAGAGGATGATATTGGGGTAGGAGTCACAGGGGGTAAAACCAATTTGAAAACTATCTTTAAAACTAAAGGTTCTGTGATTATTGGCTTGTGTTTTAAAGGGCTGGGTGCTTGGGCGTGAATCTGATTGGTGCCAACCGAGTGGTGGTGTTTGATGCTTCCTGGAACCCTTGCCATGATGCTCAGGCAGTATGTCGGGTATACCGTTACGGCCAGAAAAAGCCCTGTCACATCTATCGCCTTGTGGCTGATTTCACCCTTGAAAAGAAGATCTATGACCGTCAGATTTCCAAGCAGGGCATGTCAGGTGGGCCATCTTCCAGGCTCAGAAGAGGCACATTTATACAGGCTCCCATTCTAATTGTATcaagggtgggaggggaggggggcaggatgTGGAAATGCAGACAGGCTTTCAGTCATAGAAAGCCAGCAGTTCCTTCCATCTCATTCTGATTCAAATAATTGCTtaagagggaatttacctcaaatTGTTGAAGATGGGTTTAATGATAAGAGCTGAGCTGGTTATGCAGTTTTCTCTTAACATATTTCTGTTTCATGAGGGCCTCAGACCTGCTCTTTGACTTTCAGATATGGGGTGGCCTGAGATGGTTTAGATATTAGTGACAATTATGCCACCCACAACCTTTCTTCCAATATTTGTAGCTGTGCTTTTgcagttttctttgctgtgaacTTTCTCCATGTCTTCTCCCTTCTAGATCGGGTCGTGGATGATCTCAATCCAATGCTGAACTTTACTCGAAAGGAGGTGGAGAACCTACTGCACTTTGTTGAGAAGGAGCCAGCTCCCCAAGCATCCTTGAACATAAAGGGGATCAAGGAGCCAGTCCTGCAACTTGCCTGTCTGAAATACCCTCACCTCATCACCAAGGTAAGACCCTGGTATGCATGTGTCCCAGTACTGCACTCTCCACTGAGGGAGACTTGTCTGGCAAGCTTGTTTCCTGCATCCAAAGTTTTGTTTCATGCAGACGACTTGAATTCAGCTGCTTCTTTTCCTTGCCCCAGAcagtccccctcccctctccaaaCCACCTATCCTATCCTAGTCTCATCCTAGGAGTGTGAGCTCAGTCATGAGAATAATTTGGCCGTTGTGAGTTTTCCTAGCAGAAAGAGAGGGGGGAAAGTTCTGAAAATATAGTCTGGTAATTCTCTGAACTCTCCAATTCTTTTGATATGGAAGGCAGACTTAGGTTGTCTAAAGCTGGTGCTAGGTTAGAGTTGAGAATTTAT from Mesoplodon densirostris isolate mMesDen1 chromosome 10, mMesDen1 primary haplotype, whole genome shotgun sequence encodes the following:
- the RAD54L2 gene encoding helicase ARIP4, whose amino-acid sequence is MSDESASGSDPDLDPDVELEDAEEEEEEEEEVAVEEHGRGDEEDLLDDASLEDMCGTECAQLGEDGQRPPRCTSTTSSQSEPSEQLRRHQGKSLASEDPKKKRAQKPSHMRRNIRKLLREDQLEPVTKAAQQEELERRKRLEQQRKDYAAPIPTVPLEFLPEEIVLRASDGPQLPPRVLTQEVICLDSSSGSEDEKSSRDEVIELSSGEEDTLHIVDSSESVSEEDEEEEKGGTHVNDVLNQRDALGRVLVNLNHPPEEENVFLAPQLARAVKPHQIGGIRFLYDNLVESLERFKTSSGFGCILAHSMGLGKTLQVISFIDVLFRHTPAKTVLAIVPVNTLQNWLAEFNMWLPAPEALPADNKPEEVQPRFFKVHILNDEHKTMAARAKVMADWVSEGGVLLMGYEMYRLLTLKKSFATGRPKKTKKRSHPVIIDLDEEDRQQEFRREFEKALCRPGPDVVICDEGHRIKNCQASTSQALKNIRSRRRVVLTGYPLQNNLIEYWCMVDFVRPDFLGTRQEFSNMFERPILNGQCIDSTPQDVRLMRYRSHVLHSLLEGFVQRRGHTVLKIHLPAKEENVILVRLSKIQRDLYTQFMDRFRDCGSSGWLGLNPLKAFCVCCKIWNHPDVLYEALQKENLANEQDLDVEELGSSGTSARCPSQGTKGKGEDSASMGEATNSKFLQGVGFNPFQERGNNIVTYEWAKDLLTNYQTGVLENSPKMVLLFHLIEESVKLGDKILVFSQSLSTLALIEEFLGKREAPCLPGAEGQGIQKWVRNVSYFRLDGSTPAFERERLINQFNDPSNLTTWLFLLSTRAGCLGVNLIGANRVVVFDASWNPCHDAQAVCRVYRYGQKKPCHIYRLVADFTLEKKIYDRQISKQGMSDRVVDDLNPMLNFTRKEVENLLHFVEKEPAPQASLNIKGIKEPVLQLACLKYPHLITKEPFEHESLLLNRKDHKLTKAEKKAAKKSYEEEKRTSVPYTRPSYAQYYPASDQSLTSIPAFSQRNWQPTLKSDEKPVASVRPVQSTPIPMMPRHVPLGGSVSSASSTNPAMNFPINYLQRAGVLVQKVVTTTDIVIPGLNSSTDVQARINAGESIHIIRGTKGTYIRTSDGRIFAVRATGKPKAPEDGQMAASGSQGPSLESTSNGRHSASSPKAPDPEGLARPVSPDSPEIISELQQYADVAAARESRQSSPSSNAALPGPPAQLVDSSAVPGTALGTEPRHGGHCLNSSLLVTGQPCGDRHPVLDLRGHKRKLATPPAAQESARRRSRKGHLPAPVQPYEHGYPVSGGFAMPPVSLNHNLTPPFTSQAGENSLFMGSTPSYYQLSNLLADARLVFPVTTDPLVPAGPVSSSSTATSVTASNPSFMLNPSVPGILPSYSLPFSQPLLSEPRMFAPFPSPVLPNNLSRGMSVYPGYISPHAGYPAGGLLRSQVPPFDSHEVAEVGFSSNDDEDKDDDVIEVTGK